One stretch of Siphonobacter curvatus DNA includes these proteins:
- a CDS encoding response regulator, with the protein MLKLTARSRVNLMFVVGLALLITAGFVTYSTFLKQAEDSDWVSHTYRNLNQLEKSRDLIQKMQVAQRDHRLNKENTHALSDFSAARTEIESNLKTLNQLMADNPAQVMRLATVEDQLSQLYTFWTLPENAVHSIQTVNRESNRINAVRTNLDHLVTVEQNLLTSRESQRESAFRTAGITILVAMTLAILIATLLILVVYRELKQRQEAQHELKSRLNDLSQLHEETAQKNWLLTGVSKINDSLQVTHDLDSLAQCIIQEVTAYLEVPAGALYVLDQKSLIRRASVGLPSHTATVWPLGSGLLGKAAASKHIQRIQNVPPEFWQFQSSTGALQPGEVLFMPLWNGSNLKGVLELAAFGTFSESSLLLLETAGNNIAVALDASISQESNSQLLSQVQQQTDTLLEQQETLKQANEELTRQAEVLQASEEELKVQEEELRQVNVELEERNEAIESARRSLTIKARELEQSSQYKSEFLANMSHELRTPLNSVLILARLLADNKAGNLSEKQIEHAQVIFRSGTDLLNLINDILDLSKIEAGKIDILIEEVKTASILRNMQDLFSVLADDKGIRFRITTDDTTPESFYSDYQRIEQILKNLLSNAFKFTPRSGTIQLSVQRIQPQPGFFEQNLSEAPEVLAFSVEDSGIGIPLEKQKLIFEAFQQADGSTNRKFGGTGLGLSICRELSRLLGGEIRVNSETGRGSTFTLYLPAQGTVMPKESVSPIVLETEPPLLSLDKPREQTQVPDDRQDLVRGDHTLLIIEDDAVYAERLRDLAQARGYKTVIALTGAEGLHYARTYRPAAILLDIFLPDTDGWSMLKTLKNDPALQPIPVHIISAGDEPRHTLQGAVSFLSKTASKDAFEAVFARIAEHLPSSEKKILVLTGTQLRSQSLTGWLAERDFQINAQFVTSLPEALLRFQHQEFHCLLMDAGEASEAVLHTLEQLHTALGTHQIPFILFLDQDLSPSEESRFKKVSDVIIRNSPLAKDRLLDELELFLFKVESQPVVPKATVVMAEKALQGKKILVVDDDMRNVFSLSTLLEEYEMNTITAGDGRESLEVLRNNPDTDLILMDVMMPEMDGYEAIRHIRADSQFQELPIIALTAKAMQGDREKSIQAGASDYISKPVDSKQLLSLLRVWLSRG; encoded by the coding sequence ATGCTTAAACTAACCGCTCGAAGTCGCGTCAACCTTATGTTTGTCGTGGGCCTCGCCCTTTTAATTACTGCCGGTTTTGTCACGTACAGTACCTTCCTCAAGCAGGCCGAAGATTCAGATTGGGTAAGTCATACCTACCGAAACCTGAATCAGCTAGAAAAAAGCCGCGACCTGATTCAAAAAATGCAGGTAGCCCAGCGGGACCATCGGCTTAATAAAGAAAATACCCACGCCCTTTCGGATTTCAGTGCGGCCCGAACCGAGATCGAGTCGAACCTGAAGACGCTCAATCAGCTCATGGCCGATAACCCGGCCCAGGTGATGAGGTTAGCGACGGTAGAGGATCAGCTTAGCCAGTTGTATACGTTCTGGACCTTGCCGGAAAACGCCGTACATAGTATTCAAACCGTTAATCGCGAAAGTAATCGCATCAATGCCGTCCGTACCAACCTGGATCACCTAGTTACGGTAGAGCAGAATTTGCTGACGAGTCGAGAAAGTCAGCGGGAATCCGCGTTCCGTACGGCTGGTATCACCATTCTGGTAGCCATGACGTTGGCTATTCTCATTGCCACCTTACTAATTCTGGTGGTATACCGGGAATTAAAACAACGCCAGGAAGCTCAGCACGAACTGAAGTCGCGACTGAATGATCTTTCGCAGCTTCATGAAGAAACGGCTCAGAAAAATTGGCTACTAACGGGCGTTTCTAAAATTAATGACAGCTTACAGGTGACCCACGACCTAGACTCTCTGGCTCAATGCATTATTCAGGAAGTAACGGCGTACCTAGAAGTCCCCGCCGGAGCCCTCTATGTGCTTGACCAAAAAAGTCTAATTCGAAGAGCCTCCGTAGGTTTGCCTTCGCATACGGCTACGGTATGGCCCCTAGGTTCGGGCTTATTGGGTAAAGCCGCTGCCTCGAAACATATCCAGCGTATTCAAAATGTTCCACCAGAGTTCTGGCAATTCCAATCCAGTACGGGGGCTTTACAACCCGGTGAAGTGCTTTTTATGCCTCTCTGGAATGGATCGAACCTGAAAGGGGTGCTTGAACTAGCTGCCTTCGGTACGTTCAGTGAATCTTCTCTGTTACTACTAGAAACGGCGGGTAATAACATTGCCGTTGCTCTGGACGCCAGTATAAGTCAGGAATCAAACAGCCAGTTGCTGAGTCAAGTACAGCAACAGACCGACACCTTACTGGAACAACAGGAGACTTTAAAGCAGGCCAACGAGGAGCTTACGCGACAGGCAGAAGTACTACAGGCTTCGGAGGAAGAACTGAAAGTACAGGAAGAAGAACTCCGGCAGGTCAATGTTGAACTGGAAGAACGGAATGAAGCCATCGAATCGGCCCGACGATCCCTGACTATAAAGGCCCGCGAACTGGAGCAGTCCAGCCAGTATAAGTCCGAGTTTCTGGCGAATATGTCGCACGAACTGCGTACGCCCCTCAATAGCGTATTGATTCTGGCCCGCCTGCTGGCTGATAATAAAGCCGGGAATCTTAGCGAAAAACAGATCGAACATGCTCAGGTTATTTTCCGGTCCGGAACCGATTTACTTAATCTCATCAATGATATTCTGGATCTGTCGAAAATTGAAGCCGGGAAAATTGATATTCTGATCGAAGAAGTGAAAACCGCCAGTATTCTGCGGAATATGCAGGATTTGTTTTCCGTACTGGCCGACGACAAAGGCATTCGCTTCCGCATTACAACGGACGACACCACGCCCGAATCGTTTTATAGTGATTACCAACGTATTGAACAGATTCTCAAAAACTTACTGTCCAATGCGTTTAAGTTTACCCCCCGGAGTGGTACCATTCAACTCAGCGTTCAACGGATTCAGCCGCAACCCGGCTTTTTTGAGCAAAATTTGAGCGAAGCTCCGGAAGTACTGGCCTTTAGCGTTGAAGATTCGGGTATTGGGATTCCTCTCGAAAAACAAAAACTCATTTTCGAGGCTTTCCAACAGGCCGACGGCTCGACAAACCGGAAATTTGGCGGTACGGGTCTGGGACTGTCCATCTGTCGGGAGCTCTCGCGATTGCTGGGCGGCGAAATCCGCGTAAACAGTGAAACGGGTCGGGGCAGTACGTTCACGCTGTATCTACCCGCTCAGGGAACGGTGATGCCTAAAGAATCCGTCAGCCCCATCGTATTAGAAACCGAGCCCCCTTTACTGAGTCTTGACAAACCGCGTGAACAAACGCAGGTTCCCGATGATCGGCAGGATTTGGTTCGGGGTGATCATACCTTACTGATCATTGAAGATGATGCGGTGTACGCCGAACGATTACGCGACTTAGCTCAGGCCCGCGGCTACAAAACCGTGATTGCCTTAACAGGGGCGGAAGGTCTCCACTACGCCCGTACGTACCGTCCTGCGGCCATCCTACTCGACATTTTCCTGCCTGATACCGATGGATGGAGCATGTTGAAAACCCTGAAAAATGACCCAGCCCTTCAGCCGATTCCGGTGCATATCATTTCAGCCGGTGACGAACCCCGCCATACGCTCCAGGGGGCCGTCTCGTTTCTGAGTAAAACGGCTTCCAAAGATGCTTTTGAAGCCGTATTCGCTCGGATTGCCGAACATCTACCCAGCAGTGAGAAAAAAATCCTGGTACTGACGGGTACCCAACTTCGTAGCCAGTCACTGACGGGCTGGTTGGCCGAACGAGATTTCCAGATTAATGCGCAGTTCGTGACGAGTCTTCCGGAGGCTCTCTTACGCTTCCAGCATCAGGAGTTTCATTGCCTGCTTATGGACGCGGGTGAGGCTTCCGAGGCCGTACTCCATACCCTTGAACAACTGCATACGGCCCTGGGTACGCACCAGATTCCCTTCATTCTCTTCCTGGATCAGGACTTGTCCCCCTCGGAAGAATCACGGTTCAAAAAAGTATCGGATGTCATTATCCGAAATTCGCCCCTGGCCAAAGATCGGCTGCTCGATGAGCTGGAACTGTTTTTGTTTAAAGTAGAAAGCCAGCCCGTAGTACCAAAGGCAACCGTAGTTATGGCGGAAAAGGCTTTGCAAGGCAAGAAGATACTTGTGGTAGACGATGATATGCGAAATGTCTTTTCCCTAAGTACGCTTTTGGAAGAATACGAGATGAATACTATCACAGCCGGAGACGGCCGCGAATCCTTGGAAGTACTCCGCAACAACCCGGATACTGACCTGATTCTTATGGATGTGATGATGCCTGAAATGGATGGGTATGAGGCCATACGGCACATTCGGGCCGACTCTCAGTTTCAGGAGTTGCCCATCATTGCCCTGACGGCAAAAGCCATGCAGGGAGACCGTGAGAAAAGTATACAAGCTGGAGCCTCGGATTACATCAGTAAGCCGGTAGACAGCAAACAATTGTTATCGCTGCTACGGGTCTGGCTGTCGCGGGGCTAA
- a CDS encoding LolA family protein has protein sequence MKILKIALINAFLFSTFFSQAQDPKAATILDGVSKKYKALNSFNVGFTYGAAGESQKGDLTTKSGKYYLKLAGQEVYNDGKTVATYVKEANEVNLSTNDPANNEFSPATIYNIYKKGYQYKLVEERKDGNAVIDLTPTNKSAHVSKVRMTVNKNDSSIKGWQLTDKSGKVQTFKITKFTPNVAVNDQTFSFNKSKYPGVEVIDLRD, from the coding sequence ATGAAAATTCTTAAAATTGCCCTTATAAACGCATTCCTTTTCAGTACCTTTTTCAGCCAAGCTCAAGACCCGAAAGCGGCCACCATTCTTGATGGCGTAAGCAAAAAATACAAAGCTTTGAATTCGTTTAACGTAGGTTTTACGTACGGAGCGGCGGGTGAATCCCAGAAAGGCGATCTGACGACGAAGAGCGGTAAATACTATCTCAAACTGGCCGGGCAGGAAGTGTACAACGATGGGAAAACCGTGGCGACTTACGTAAAAGAAGCCAACGAAGTCAATTTATCTACGAATGATCCGGCTAACAATGAATTTAGTCCGGCTACTATTTACAATATCTATAAGAAGGGTTATCAGTATAAACTGGTCGAAGAACGGAAAGACGGAAATGCTGTGATTGACCTGACACCTACCAACAAATCAGCTCACGTGTCGAAAGTACGGATGACCGTTAATAAGAACGACTCGTCCATTAAAGGCTGGCAGCTGACTGATAAATCTGGTAAGGTCCAAACCTTTAAGATTACAAAGTTCACGCCCAATGTCGCCGTGAACGATCAGACGTTTAGCTTCAACAAGAGTAAGTACCCAGGCGTAGAAGTGATTGATTTACGCGATTAA
- a CDS encoding FtsK/SpoIIIE family DNA translocase, translating to MAKKVDSSKQPLRKPASKPSKSLRATIAGPSTRLVIGGLTVLLAVLLFLAFFSYLISGEADQSVVGAAFKTPLKDSGQKVQNWLGLTGAIVGHFFVFQWFGIASFLIIPVLLVAGIKLTFSREIFPLKRLTYQAIFYMLWVSAVLGFVVLWSDSQSNLSTLSGGVGLLINQLLYNLIGWGSIAVIAAALFVFVIYFYRVDSLEHVAEKVEGMKVPRPTVSNPFKNLFKEIEELDEDEEEEKPIEKPAPVKEEPKPVLRKPIPVITEPDEPEEEADEEEQEYLQLQKVNRLAEDARRVLETPIPLPVEAVPVEEPVLEEVVAYTPPAPKVSREVPKEKSPEPDFIIEKAPAEEVLPPKKIEKLDTQPNESLIKELGLYDPTLDLARYQYPSVELLREYTADKAQVSEEELKTKKDTILRTLSDYGISIASIKATPGPTVTLYEIVPSAGVKISRIKSLEDDIALSLAALGIRIIAPMPGKGTIGIEVPNKNREMVSIRAVVASEKFQKSTAELPVVLGKTISNEIFVTDLAKMPHLLIAGATGQGKSVGMNVILASLLYKKHPAQLKFVLVDPKKVELSLFSKIERHFLAKLPGTEDAIITDTKKVIYTLNSLCVEMDSRYELLKNAGCRNLKEYNQKFIERRLNPEKGHRFLPYIVLVIDELADLMMTAGKEVETPIARLAQLARAIGIHLIVATQRPSVDIITGKIKANFPARLSFKVTQKVDSRTILDTNGADQLVGQGDMLFLQGSDMTRLQCAFVDTPEVDAVCDFIGEQQGYSDAYLLPEFEGDEAGNDEKDVDLAQLDPMFKDAARLIVIHQQGSTSLIQRKMKLGYNRAGRIMDQLEATGVVGPFEGSKAREVLIQSEERLDELFKELRL from the coding sequence ATGGCAAAAAAGGTAGATTCTTCTAAACAACCTCTCCGCAAACCCGCCAGTAAGCCTTCGAAAAGCCTTCGGGCAACGATTGCCGGCCCGAGTACGCGGCTGGTCATCGGAGGACTCACGGTGTTACTGGCGGTGCTGCTCTTTCTGGCTTTCTTTTCTTATCTGATTTCGGGTGAGGCCGATCAAAGTGTGGTGGGAGCGGCGTTCAAAACACCCTTGAAAGATTCAGGTCAGAAAGTACAAAACTGGCTGGGACTGACGGGAGCCATCGTTGGTCACTTTTTTGTATTCCAGTGGTTTGGCATTGCTTCCTTTCTCATCATTCCTGTGCTATTGGTAGCGGGAATTAAGCTTACGTTTTCCCGGGAAATTTTTCCGCTCAAACGGCTTACCTATCAGGCGATTTTTTACATGCTCTGGGTTAGTGCGGTATTAGGTTTTGTGGTATTATGGTCCGATTCGCAGAGCAATCTCAGTACACTTTCGGGTGGGGTTGGTCTCTTAATCAATCAGTTACTGTATAACCTGATCGGTTGGGGTTCCATCGCAGTAATTGCGGCGGCGTTGTTTGTGTTCGTCATTTACTTTTACCGGGTTGACTCCTTGGAGCACGTCGCCGAAAAAGTAGAAGGCATGAAAGTACCCCGCCCGACGGTGAGCAATCCGTTCAAGAACTTATTTAAGGAAATAGAAGAGCTGGATGAGGACGAAGAAGAGGAAAAACCCATTGAGAAACCGGCTCCGGTGAAAGAAGAACCCAAACCGGTACTTCGGAAACCCATTCCGGTGATTACCGAACCCGACGAGCCGGAGGAAGAAGCGGACGAAGAAGAACAGGAATACCTGCAATTACAAAAAGTAAACCGGCTCGCCGAAGACGCTCGCCGCGTACTCGAAACGCCGATTCCGCTGCCCGTAGAGGCCGTTCCCGTGGAAGAACCAGTACTGGAGGAAGTCGTAGCGTATACACCTCCCGCTCCCAAAGTAAGCCGGGAAGTACCGAAAGAGAAATCCCCGGAACCCGACTTTATCATTGAGAAGGCTCCGGCTGAAGAGGTTCTGCCCCCAAAAAAAATAGAAAAATTAGATACGCAACCCAACGAAAGCCTGATCAAAGAACTGGGCCTGTACGATCCTACGCTCGATCTGGCCCGGTATCAGTACCCAAGTGTTGAGTTGTTGCGGGAGTACACGGCCGATAAAGCTCAGGTCTCGGAAGAAGAATTAAAAACGAAGAAGGATACCATTTTACGTACCCTCAGCGATTACGGCATCAGCATTGCCAGCATCAAGGCTACGCCAGGTCCAACCGTAACGCTGTACGAAATTGTACCTTCGGCGGGTGTCAAGATTTCCCGGATTAAATCGCTGGAAGATGACATTGCCCTTTCATTGGCGGCTCTGGGTATTCGGATCATTGCCCCCATGCCGGGGAAAGGAACCATCGGTATTGAAGTACCGAATAAGAACCGCGAAATGGTGAGTATTCGGGCGGTGGTAGCCAGCGAAAAATTCCAAAAATCCACGGCTGAACTTCCGGTTGTACTGGGCAAGACCATCTCCAACGAAATCTTCGTTACGGATCTGGCTAAAATGCCCCACTTGCTCATTGCTGGGGCCACCGGTCAGGGTAAATCCGTTGGGATGAACGTGATTCTGGCTTCGCTGCTGTACAAAAAACACCCGGCTCAGCTCAAGTTCGTACTGGTCGATCCCAAGAAAGTGGAGTTGAGTCTGTTCAGCAAGATTGAGCGGCACTTCCTGGCGAAACTTCCCGGTACTGAAGACGCCATTATTACCGATACCAAGAAGGTCATTTATACACTCAATTCGTTGTGCGTGGAGATGGATTCGCGGTATGAATTGCTGAAAAACGCCGGTTGCCGTAACCTGAAGGAATACAACCAGAAGTTCATCGAACGTCGCCTGAATCCGGAGAAGGGTCACCGCTTCCTGCCGTACATCGTGCTGGTTATTGATGAGTTGGCCGATTTGATGATGACAGCTGGCAAGGAAGTAGAAACACCCATTGCCCGTCTGGCTCAGTTGGCCCGGGCCATTGGCATTCACCTGATTGTGGCGACGCAACGGCCTTCGGTGGATATTATCACGGGTAAAATCAAAGCCAACTTCCCAGCTCGTCTCTCGTTCAAAGTAACCCAGAAAGTGGATTCTCGTACTATTCTCGATACGAACGGAGCCGATCAGCTGGTGGGTCAGGGAGACATGCTTTTCCTGCAGGGTTCAGACATGACGCGTTTGCAATGTGCTTTCGTTGATACGCCGGAAGTGGATGCCGTCTGCGATTTCATTGGCGAGCAACAGGGTTATTCCGATGCTTATCTGTTGCCCGAATTCGAAGGTGATGAAGCTGGTAACGACGAGAAAGACGTGGATCTGGCCCAGCTTGATCCGATGTTTAAAGACGCCGCTCGCCTGATCGTCATTCATCAACAGGGCTCTACTTCGCTGATTCAACGAAAAATGAAACTGGGCTATAACCGAGCCGGTCGTATCATGGACCAGCTCGAAGCCACCGGTGTGGTGGGTCCGTTTGAAGGTTCAAAAGCCCGTGAGGTACTTATTCAAAGTGAAGAACGCCTGGACGAACTCTTCAAGGAACTGCGGTTGTGA